The sequence AGCCATAATCAACGCTTCGGTATTGCGAAGATTGTGGCGAATACTTCGGCCGATAAAAACGGTGCTGGTTACGCCAATGCGCGCGAGCTGGAAGAGTTAACCGGAATGACGCTTTCGGGCGACGATGATGTGAAGGCTGCGGCGGAGAAGCTCATCGCGGAAGGCCGGACCGAAGCGGTTATCGTTTCGCTGGGAGCGAAGGGAGCCTTCATGATCTCTAAGGAAGGAGCCGAGCATATCTCTGCTCCCCAGGTACCCGTTGTCAGCGTTGTGGGCGCGGGCGACAGTCTGGTGGCCGGAGTTGTCTACCGGTTGGAGCAGGGGGGGCCGCTGGCGGAATCCGTCCGCTTCGGCATCGCCGCCGGAGCGGCCGCCGTCATGAATCCCGAGCGGGAGCTGTGCAAGCGGGAGGATACCGAAAGGCTGTTTGAGAGCATGATGCAGGATTAGGTGAATTTCCCGGGAGAATGAGAGCCGCAGGCTATGGACGGGCTTTACTATAATCTGCAGGTAGGAGTAAGCATGAGCAGGAAAAGCTCCCTTTTATTTTAAGAAAAAAGAGTGTCGCAGTAGTATAAACGGGAAAAGCTCCGGCTTATACTCTGCGATTTCTTTGTTTTCGGCAAAAAAACCAGATTTATAGGGAGGAACTCCCTTTCAGGCTTGGCATTGGTTCTTTTCGACAAAATTAAGATGGAGGAATTCCGTTTCATTTGAAGACCGGGCCCGCTGGCCGCGCACCCTATAACCGGAGCTGTCCCTGAGTATGCAAATTTACGGGACAGCTTTTTTGTGTTTTTCATTCAGTTAACAGTTTTACTAAAGTTTTACCTCAGCCAGAATTTCCCGGCGTTTTCGTTTTACATTCAAGTCTTACACTTGCAGAGGATTGTACAAGAGCAGATTTCAACAAAAAGGAGGCATTCGCCATGAGCGAGCTTGATAATCGTTGGAGCCTTCCTGCCGGAACAAGCAGAACTTCAGCGGGAAGAAGGCTGCGTACAGTTTCGTTAAAGAGGCTGAAAGTACGGGAAAATATGCTTGCGTATGCTTTTCTCGCGCCTTCGCTGCTGCTGTTCGGGGTGTTTATGTTCTATCCGCTGCTGCGGTCGGTGTACCTTAGTCTGTACAGCACGGACCCGGCTGGAAGAGTGGCCTCATTTGTCGGACTCCAGAATTTCACGGCATTGTTTTCCTCCGGCCTGTTCTTGGATGGCATTCGCGTTACCGCGCTGTTCGCGCTCCTCACGGTTCCGGCAGGGATGCTGCTCGCTCTTGTGCTTGCGGCGCTTACTCATAATCTTCTAAGGGGGAAGCGGCTGTTTCAATTTGCATTTTCGCTTCCGATGGTGCTTTCCGTCGGCTCCGCGGCGGTCATTTGGAAGTTTCTGTTTCATCCGTCGCTTGGCATGCTGAATTACGGACTGGAAATGGCCGGTCTTGCACCGGTTCCTTGGCTGACCAGTCCGAAGTGGGCGCTCTTCTCCATCTCGCTCATGACCGTCTGGATGAATCTTGGTTTTAATTACATTGTCATTTCCAGCGGAATGCAGGGTATTCCCGATGACATGTACGAGAGCGCCAAGATCGATGGTGCGGGCCCGGTGGCGATGTTCCGCCAAATTACGATTCCGCTTCTGTCTCCGACGCTGTTCTTCGTTATGGTCGTATCGATCATCGGCGCCTTTCAATCGTTCGGACAGATTAATATTTTGACCCAGGGCGGTCCGATGGACAGCACCAATGTGTTCGTCTACTCCATTTACCGGGAGGCCTTTGTGAATTTCCGATTCGGAACCGGCAGCGCGCAGGCGTTGTTGCTGTTCGTGGTCATCATGCTCCTTACCCTTGTTCAGTTCAAATGGGTGGAAAAGAAGGTGCATTATCAATGAAAAAGCATGTTGCTAGACAAGCCGCCGTCTATCTCATCCTTATCGCGGCTGCCATATTTGCGCTGTATCCGGTCGTGTACAGCTTCTTTTTGTCCGTGATGAAGCCGGAGGAAGCGAGCGCCTTTCCGCCGTCCATTGTTCCGCATTCGTTCAATCCGGCAAATTTCATCGACGTGTTCGGAATCGTGCCGATCGCGGCCTTCATCGGAAATACGTTTCTTGTATCTGGCATTGTTATGATCGGCCAACTCATTACGGCAAGCCTTGCGGCCTACGCATTTGCCAAAATG is a genomic window of Paenibacillus durus ATCC 35681 containing:
- a CDS encoding PfkB family carbohydrate kinase — translated: MTLSGDDDVKAAAEKLIAEGRTEAVIVSLGAKGAFMISKEGAEHISAPQVPVVSVVGAGDSLVAGVVYRLEQGGPLAESVRFGIAAGAAAVMNPERELCKREDTERLFESMMQD
- a CDS encoding carbohydrate ABC transporter permease; translated protein: MSELDNRWSLPAGTSRTSAGRRLRTVSLKRLKVRENMLAYAFLAPSLLLFGVFMFYPLLRSVYLSLYSTDPAGRVASFVGLQNFTALFSSGLFLDGIRVTALFALLTVPAGMLLALVLAALTHNLLRGKRLFQFAFSLPMVLSVGSAAVIWKFLFHPSLGMLNYGLEMAGLAPVPWLTSPKWALFSISLMTVWMNLGFNYIVISSGMQGIPDDMYESAKIDGAGPVAMFRQITIPLLSPTLFFVMVVSIIGAFQSFGQINILTQGGPMDSTNVFVYSIYREAFVNFRFGTGSAQALLLFVVIMLLTLVQFKWVEKKVHYQ